CCCAAGGGGACTCACTGAAACTCCACTTCAAACCACTTGGGAAACCTGCGCCGCCTCTACCTCTCAAACCACTATCTTTGATAGTCTGAATGATCCAACTATCCCCTTTTAACAAGATATCTTTCGTCTTGTGCCAATCTCCTCTGCTCTGTGCTCCTTTCAGACCGTGATCATGTTTCAAATACAAGTTTGTGAAGATTCGATCTTGGTCTTTGAGTCCACCGTAATGTCGTACGGGGGGATCGGAGACGGTGGCTAGTGATCGTGATCGGAccgctgaagaggaagaggaaggaagagatcggGGGAGGGAACGTAAGattgtcgagcgagagtgtATCATTTTGCTGACGAGTCGACTGATACTACCGCGTAAAGGAGTAAGGAGGAATCGATGATAGAGGTTGTAAGGCCAAGATTCAGATCACCAAGTAACTGCCCGACTGTCGTTGGTCGCCGTTGTTGCAGAGAGCTGAACAGAGTAAACGTCCAACGGCAAGGCTCCGATTGGATTGACCGGCGTTATACGAATCTCATCCAGAGTGTGTAGATCGGAAATTTGTTATGTGGCACATCTTCACACTGTGAAGCCACGTGGACTGTCCTGCTTTCccgggtggaggtggtccatGATAATAAACAAGCGGCGAATAACAAATAACAGAGCTTTGGGGAGGGAACTCTTGCTGCGTGTTAGTCATACGATAAGAGGTTTGGAAGCGGGGAACGAGAAAGTGATCACTTCTCATGCTCCAGACGTGTCCTTCTGTGCTCACCCGGGAAGTGTTTATCACACTGACACCCATATCTATCATTCACGTACGTCGTGTAGCGCGAAAGATGAAGTCGTGGGAAAACTGAGAACCCCGTCTCCCGTCCTCGTTTCAGACCTGCTGTAGACGTAGACACAACAACTACACTCCATTTCTCTATTGAGTTGTTCACATATAACTATAACTCAGACTTTCGATCCCAGGTTACGGTCAAATAGTCCTATACGTTCGATATCTTCCCCGACTCTGCCCTCTCTGTGatcacacacaccacacacacaGTCCCGCCGGAAGTAGAAAGGAAGTCGTGTGACTTGCATTGACCATCCTTTGTGCGTGGTATCGCTACACCTACACACTCGTCGTCAAGTGACATGACACCATAAGTGAGTAAGTGAGCGATCACGGCCGATGCATATAAGCATAAAAGGACGGAAAGTACCTGATCGTTCTCTGTTAGGTATATATATTACGAACGTGCGAGGCGGATTCGATACAAATCGAACTGAGCAAAACAAACATACACTGCGACTATAACGAAGCTCGAAGTGAACGTACCCTTGCGTCCAGCTTCTATCCGTACACATAAGATACCTGTATCGAAGCCTTCCTTCGTAAGAAGATACATTCAAGGAGCCAGAGCGAGTAAGTGATCGTATCGCTTTATGTCAACCCTGATCGTTCCTGTCCACGATTCTTGCTGATCATATCACAGACTAACTCTACTATGGACTACCTCACTATACTCTCTTCGCGCTctctgatcctcttcccctcttcttcgtcttcgtcacctCTCCGCGCTACCCAACTCCCCCCAGGctcacccaccaccacccctccctctctcaaTGCTCTCTTACCGCCTATCCCAATATCTATACCTatctcatcgatcatctACGCCGATACAGATTGTGCCTATTTCCTCCtgcatcatctcctctcttcgaccGGGGGTGGGAGCGTTCTGGGCAATACGGACAAAGAGGTATtaggagaagcagaagtgaTTGTTTGGAGGGAGATTGATAGAGCGAAACTCTTCACGAGAGCATTGGGCAAATGGTTCGCCACGCCTGGTATTGGtgcggagaggaagatggatgagaaggaattgTTGCATTTGGCAGAGAAATATGGGTTGGGGATGAAatgtgaagaaggggacgagagaggtgatgaagggaggAACGGTGACGACGTGgatatggagatgatggacgaggagatggagaaggtgattCTGAGGGATGAAGCGGAGGGGATGATATTGGCTTGATCATTCAAGGGTGATTGATACTATGTCTGACCAGACGAGATAGCAACGACCAACCTACACGAGCATAACGAAGCTTTCCCCCTTGATCGAATactccccctcctctccGTTCGCCTCAGTTGGCATGGTAACACCCAACGCCCCCACTGATCGATCACCTGTGGATAGCATATCATGATCGAATATGGAATGAGGGCGGTGCATAGTATGGTTGAGaattgtatgtatgtgtatatGCATGTCGACTAGAAAGCAAGCGTGACGAATCTGTGGCGGAAGCAGGCGACAAAACAGGGAAGATCAGCGCGATTCCTTTCCCAGTTGAGGCAATGTCATTGCCCTTGCTGCACACTTGCCAACAAATCTCGTTGTGACCTACTCCGCGGCCGTCGTCGTGATATCttttggaagagaagaagaccacaccactcacccagcgATCATTGCCAAACCACCCAAAGGCGTAACCGGACCCAAgaacttcatcttctccttgcctccCAGGACCAGCGCGAATATACTCCCACTAAAAACAACAGCACCACCCAAAACCAAACCGGATGCAATCCGATATCTCCTCACACTGTTGCCCGCttggagagagggatgaaatGAGATTGCCAAGAGGGCAAGGCCGTTATATATCAAGTAGGAAGAGGCGGTGTTGAATGAGTTTATTTGTCGTTCGGGGACAGGTGGTTGCATTGCTCGAAGACCGTGTGAACCGAAGGCTCCGAATGAGATCCCGGTGGCGGCTAAGTAGCCATAGAGAGTTAGCAAGAGCTCTTGCTTTCCGCGGACAGTACTGATTCACGCGCAGGAGCTTGGCGTGGTTCATAGCAAaagaaggtggtgggaggATAGCTGAACGATGAGATCAGAAGGTGACTACTCACTGAGCAAAGCACCTGATCTGAATACTGTAGCGGGGTTCATCTTGTCTGTCTCTCCTCGTTCTCACTTTTCGCTATTGTGTAGATGTTCTGTTTTACAAGTTATTCAGATCCATTCAAATGTCCATAGCACCCTCCTCGATGAACGATCCCATCTCCGCGAAAGTACCCGACCTCCCTCCCGACTAACCGAGCTCCGTGACCGAGGTGGATTATTAGGCGCGTCAATGCCCCGCAACGCCTAGACTCGGGGATTGCCACCCAACTGCGTTGATTCGCATTTCAACAACTCACGCTCACTCTCAACTAATCATCAACAATCAATTATTATCTTTTCAAATATCTTCCGAGCCGCCCACCAGTCAGCCATCGAGGTAGCAAGGACTTAGCATCGGTCGGACGCAATTGGATCGACGGGTCATCATGGCTCTCCCCGCTTCGTTGCACGTGCAACCGCACTTCAATCCTGAGGAAGCGGCTCATGTGGCGACTGAGCTAGTATCGAGTGAGTATGCAGTATCTGAGCTTTTGATAACTCGTGATTAGAGAGCTGGGGTCATGGCTGATGGTTAATGTGGACTTGTATAGGTCTTGATAACCTCCCTGGAGAGGTCGTATTCTTGCTGGAGGAGATACGTGAGAAGGATATCAGAATCAACCGTGAGTGAACCCCTCCAATGTCTTATCCCAAGTAATATGTCGTACGGATGTGTGAAGGTACAAGTTACTCTCAAGTACACAACTTGCTGCCAGCAAAGCTGCGCATCAATCGTTATATGATTATACCACTGTACTGACGTCCGTGGCCCACCTCAGAACTGGTACAACGAATCAACACCCGACATCAAGGCTTAACCAAGTCGGCCAaatcccttccttccctccctccctcaACCGccaccttcacccttcccatccctccaaactcaccattACCCACCACTCACCTATCGCACAAAGACGCTCAAGCACTGACCAAGATCCAAGCGGAATGGGGCAAAGTCGAGACTCTccaagaggagaagatcaagcttgcagagaggatggagaggattgTAAATAGGGCAAAGGAGAGAGCTAAGGCTGAATGGTTGAGAGTTGGCGGGAtggagattgaggagatTGAGTCGGCGCAGTTGGGCGGACTGGGGGAGTTGGGTGGAGGGGAGGTGGTCCTTCCTTCAACGGGGTTGGGAAGTGGTATCGATGGAAGACCGCAAAAGAGTGAGTCCAACAGCAGCTTCCCCAGAGCTTCTaagatcaagctgatcgTTGTGTCCTGATTTGTAGAACGAAAACCAAATGCTCTTCCATTACcgccctccttctcccactcgACACCCATCATACATCCACCTTCAACGTCGAtgccaccgcctccaccgcccTCACGCccttcactctcatcccgttccactcactctttcaccCACCCTTCATCGCATTCCAATCGAAATCGACATCATTCCGTCGCTTCTCTGTCAGATTTCGACGTGGACGTCGATGCCGATggggaagcggaagatgcagagggagaagtggaTATggcagaaggtgaaggtggtgaaggcgACGAGACCTTGTATTGTACTTGTCAACAAAAGAGTTATGGAGAGATGATAGGGTGTGATAACGACAAGTGTAAATACGAATGGGTGAGTCTGCAAGTCTTGTTCTGAGTTGTTGGATATCGTAGTCTCCCTTGAAATGCAGAGAACACAGACGCTGACGTTCTTTTCGATCGATCCAGTTCCACGTCAAATGCGTCGATATCAGCGGTCCGTTACCCGATACGTGGTATTGTCCAGACTGTGTTCGCAAACTCGGTCTTTCTTCTAGCGATGGCAAGATCGCAGGGCAGAACAGGAAGGGCcggaagaagtagaagggaaggggaagtggaggaaaAGCGTACTCTCTGGATGGAGAATTCCTATTGGAGAGGGTGTACCGAGTTCGTGCAGGGGTGACTGTGTTGTATTCTTATATCTGTTTATCTTCGATACAAGCCTCTTGGCTTCGAGTGCGTTACATTACAATGCAAATTGTATATCCATGTTGATTGCTATTACAGTGTACACGTTATTATTCATCCGTCCCAATATGTTCTTACACTGGTGTCCCTGTCCCATTACCTCAATTGGAATTTAGACTTTCCCCGCCAGTCCCTTCCTCCTATGTGTATCATGTCCTCCGAAGTGCTTCCTTCCATCCTgcgtctctccctcttcaagtACATTGTCGCCATCCTCACCCTGTCCATCTCCTATAGGGACCTCACCACTAACTTCGACGTTATGCGCTTTCAGGTCGTTTCGCATATTGATCAGAACGCTCTTTCGAACTTTGGTCATTCGTTTGTAGATGAACCATAATGCGCCGACGGTTATAAGTGCACATGCGGCAAAACTGTCTCCATCGAACACACAGATTGAGTGCCTGATCAGCAACTGGTACATTGGATCAAGCAAAATGTATGGGATGGAGGCCGGGGCGAGGAAGCACACTCACACGCAATCTGACACGACGTGTGAATTCGTCGAAGCGTTCGTCTGACCCAGAACGACTATCAAACCAGATCACAGGCGTCAGTGTGGATCGCGATGGATTTCACGAAATTAGAGGGATTTTCGCAGACTGACCGCCAACGTAGACGCTGATGAGTTGTTTGGGCAATGAAAGAATCAGCGCGAGGACGAATTGCCATGTCTTCAAGCCGCAGACTGCGAGTATTGCCTAGACAACGGAACCTGGTCAGCCGACCGGTCCTTTCCACTGAAAACAGTATCAAGACTGAACGTTTATTCACTGTCGTATAATGTCTGAATTTAAGTTGTAGAAGGACACGATCCAACGTCAGCCGTCGTTCAGTCGCACGGACGGAACATTAGTAGAAGTGTGCTGCGTTCCGTAGACTCACGTTGGAATCACACTCAGTCTCACCACCCAAGCCATGAGAAAACCACCTTCTCTAACTGCTTCGCTGAGACAAGCGTAATTCAACGATTTGCGTGTCATACGTTCTGCACGCGCATGGCAGAGGTATTTGAACATCCTGGGGAGGACAGCGATCAGCAAAGATCAAGCGGTGAACACTGGAATcatgatgagagggaggggATCACTCACAGGAAGACTGCAAATTCGCCAAATCCTATCCCGACAGCGACGATTGCGAACCCTTTTCCTAGACCCCAAACCAGTCCCACGAGCACCATGACGATTTCTATACCACCCCACATCACGCCGAATCAGTACACAACAACCAATACGAGGTACGAACGCACGGAGATGCGGGGTTTGAGATTATAGCGAAAAGGGTATAGCACTCACCATTGCCGAACagaggtgggaaggagaggacgaagaggatagcGGCGGGGATGCAGAATCCTGCATTGATGGTTTGGAGACGTCGGACAAAAGGTGAGAGCCAGTTGATGATCTGCGATATGAGTCATCATGCCATGTCAGCGACTTATGTCCTCAAAAATCAATAAATGTTTCTGCTCCATGTCAAGTTCGCATACCGGTCGAACGAGTACTTGTTCACTCGCTCGTTCCTTGTCCACTCGCTCTCTTGTCGTAACCTCCCCATAGCCCCCCCGCCAGTGCAGATCATAGGGTCAGGAATCGCAAAGCACTCACCGAATGATGGAAAAACGCCATCAACGCAACCACCACGACAATCAACACGAACGCGACATACCACCCAATCCATTCTTTTCCTATCCAGAATTTCCAGCTCTTAGCCTTTTCCCAAGTCAATAGTCCCTTTTCGTACTCTATCAATTCATCTTGGGTGAGCTCGTCCTCTGTTTCTTGCATGATGTGGTGTGTAGAACGGTGAATATGGGAACTGTagtgttgtggttgtgggtgtgggtgcgGGTGCGGGTACGATGCGGGCGAGGTGGTGTCGTTGGGTGGAAGTCCACTCGGTATAGGGGAGGTATTATAGGCCTTGGAGCTGGCTTGGGGgctcggaggaagaggatataCCTCGGATTGAGGTTGAGCATCGGATTGATCATGGGTGTGAGCTACCCCGTGTGGAGCTGCCGAGCTGCGCATCGTAGTCCGTCGTTGGCTATCGTCCATACTGTCGTGTGGCTACGGCTGTTTACAAACAGAGTTGAATCGACGTGACCAATATGATTGGTGAAATGTATGCGGAAGGACAAGTGCGGTTCGGATAGCAacttgttgttgtcgttgtgtATCGAAGTTAAGTCGGAATCCCAGTGTCCAGCTGTGCGAAACTACGATGATGATAAGATGAAAGGATGTACTGCCCAAGTGCGATATGATATCTACTGACGATGTACCGCCTTGGTCATAACGACTTCCCATgccatccatctccatctccatctctgAATCCCGTCTCAGTCCACTATTGCATAATACGTCACGATCGACATTATTGCGTCTGTGTTTATTACGGGAATCACCGCTTCAAACACCCTGAATGCGTATTTTGGGAACAAATAAAGGCACGCACCAGCATTGGTGAGCCCCAATAACGGAATcaaatctccttcttgaagGCAAGGGGGAGTGCCACAAGTTTCCTGTTGGAATGAATTTGAGAAACACCGATAAATTCCGACCAGCGTGCGATTGATACTTTGTCGAATTCAACGTTTTGCCCTCACCACACCGCTAGCTCACACTGCACCTGGTCTCTCACTCGCTGTACgctgctcactcactcactggtcAACGTCAAAGGTACTTTGATCAATCTACTTCTGTAGTCAACGTTACTTCACTCTTTTCGCTCCTACCGACCTTTTAAACCAAAAAACAAATTCGCCAAAATGGGTGCGTGAGGTTCTCGCTATCGCTGTCGTTGGTGCTGTTGCGTTTGGAAGAGAATAAGGtcgaaaggaaggagatcagGATTATGTGAAAGATTTTGGTCAGAATGGATGGGAGCAAGTCGTCACGATGGAGACAGGAGCATGCCGCTGCTCTATGGAGGGGGTGTCATGCAGAAAGAGGGAATGACGTTGGATGGAGCATGGTCGGGGGGAGGCCAGGTCATGTTGGAGTGACACTAGCGGGAGACTATGAAGAAGTGCAGACGATGGGGAGGCAGAAGAATGGAACCTATACCTATAGACAAATGCTGATCCTGCTGTTTACACTACCTTAGAGAACGACAAGGGTGTCCTCGTTGACCTTTACATTCCCCGACACTGCTCTGCTACCAGTGCGTAGTGATTTCTTCTGAGATGATTGAATATCAAGCTGACGAAAGGTCGTTCTCTTActccctcccctctccaccaacTTTTTCCCGATGTCACGATCATTCAACCATACCAACTTATCCATCTTGCCGTGCTCGTATCATCACACTACTATCTGGCCAAACTCGCCCGCTTCGCATCCTCgctctctcgctcgctcgctcacaGACCGACTCATCACCGCCCAAGACCACGCTTCtatccaaatccaaatcGCCGACGTCGACGCTGACGGCAAGGCCATCAAGGGTCAAGCTACCACCATCGCCATCTGCGGTAAGATCAGGGCTCAGGGTGATTCCGATGACTCCATCAACAGGATTGCCACCAAGGAGGGTTGTGAGTGTTTTTCCAATATTCACCCCATGCTGTCTGTGAGAATTGAggagagcagaggagagggcaATATTGGAGGACGTTTGGGGCGTGTGGTATTGCAGTCATTGTCATCCATTAGAAGGACAAGATCTTCGAGCCATGAGGGAGTCGTTTCTGGAACTGCGGATGCTGAAGGAAAGGGCGATGAGATCTGTGCCATGTAGGAGAACTCTGCTgacctccctttccccccGCAGTGTTGAAGAACGTCTGGTCTTACTCCCGTTAAGCAAGAGTTAGAACGTAGTGTTCATTAGGGGATGCATCGTTTCGGCTAGCATGCGGTTTGGCTTAGGACGGTTGAAGTGCAAAGGTGCAAAACTGACTGTTCGGGTTGGGGCTACCGGACTTGAGATGGCGAGAGAGTACTGAATGATCATTGGAGTCGTAACACTGCATCATCAAGAACTATCATCAAGGAAAGTGGGATGGAAATCGTTAAGAATCGTATAAAGGTCATCGATTGTTTTCGTCATCAATCAAGCTCGGGCTCAAATAATCACACGCatttgatctgatctgatcaccttccaccttgcGTCCACTGCTGTGTCCTCATATTCACCCCTAGATCAGATCACAGCCATCGTTCGAGCGGAAATTCACAAGTTCACTCGTCGCCCCCATCGTCAGCGCCGTAGTCCATCTCAGCCTGTTCTGCAGACCTCTCATAGACCTCgacgtcatcttcgtctccttctgGTAGTCGTTCAAGTATCGCTCTGGGAAGATACAGGGTGCTCAGCCGTTTGGTGATTAAACCGTGACAGACACAGCTAAGTATGAATACtcactcgcactcgcaaAGTAGCTCTGTACAATagagatcgaggttgagatcGCAAGGATCGCTAAATAAAACCAACTTGCCATCAGCGAAACATGACTTGCCGCGATGGTCACCGCATGCGTACTCACGTTCCAAAAGGCATCTCGATCATCGCTGCGATCCCCTCAACTCCCATGAACGTCATGCTGATTCCAAACATGATGAAgaccatcttccatcccatcgAATCGACCAGCGTGAatgggaggatgaagaggtaAAGCGAGACGACCTGTTTGAGGTGAATGCAGAAGATGTAAGGGAGGGGAGTTTGGACGCTGCCCAAATCCAAGGAGATCAGAGTCATATGGTGTACAGCAGCTAGTAGATGACctacatcctctccatcgatCCAAGTTGATCAGTCATTGCGGCTACCGAAGCTTGAAGAGCGTTCATACCCTGTCGAGGTAAGCGTTAGCACACACGCGATCACTATTGCATCGAGAGCACAGACTTACCGCTGGCCCGACTGCCTCCAAGCAGCCCATGCGCCTGAACCTGAAGATCGACCTGCTTATCTCGTGCGCGCTATA
This genomic interval from Kwoniella shandongensis chromosome 5, complete sequence contains the following:
- a CDS encoding 40S ribosomal eS21 domain-containing protein, yielding MENDKGVLVDLYIPRHCSATNRLITAQDHASIQIQIADVDADGKAIKGQATTIAICGKIRAQGDSDDSINRIATKEGLLKNVWSYSR